A stretch of DNA from Roseovarius faecimaris:
ATACACCGTGAATTTCGTGCCCAAGGTCAAACTCGAAATCGCAGTCAACGCAGACATGGCCGATCAGGTGATCGAAACCATCAGCACAACCGCCCGTACCGGCAAGATCGGCGACGGCAAGATCTTCGTCCTCGACCTTGAGCAGGTCATGCGCGTGCGCACCGGCGAAACCAATCAGGACGCGCTTTAAGGCGCGGGAGAAGGAGAAACCCAATGCAAAACAAATACCTGACGTCTGCCGGGATCGCTGCCGCACTGGCGCTTCTGCCCGGTATGGGCCTGGCCCAGGAGGCGGACACGACCCCGCTGAACGCCGATATCGGCTTTATCTTCACCACCTTCATGTTCCTGGTCTCGGGCTTTCTCGTCTTCTTCATGGCGGCCGGGTTCGCCATGCTCGAAGCAGGCCTCGTGCGCAGCAAGAACGTTGCGATGCAGCTCACCAAGAACATGGCGCTCTTCTCTCTCGCCTCGCTGTTCTATTTCCTGCTGGGCTACAACCTGATGTACCCGGGCGATGGTTGGTCGATGGACGGCATTCTTGGCGCGTTCTCGATCACCTCGCTTGAGCCTGTTGGCCTGGAAGGGGCCGAGCCTGACCTGACCTATGCCTCTGTCGGTTCGGACTTCTTCTTCCAGCTGATGTTCTGCGCCGCCACCGCCTCGATCGTGTCAGGCGCTCTGGCCGAGCGGATCAAGCTCTGGCCGTTCCTGATCTTCGTTATCGTGCTGACCGCGGTCATCTACCCGATCCAGGCCAGCTGGAAATGGGGCGGCGGCTTCCTCGATGCGGCGGGTTTCCAGGATTTCGCTGGCTCCACCGTGGTGCACTCGGTCGGTGGCTGGGCCGCTCTGGTGGGCGCGATCATCCTCGGGCCGCGCCTGGGCAAGTACAAGGATGGCAAGGTTCATCCGATGCCCGGCTCCAACCTGGCCCTCGCCACGCTTGGTACGTTCATCCTGTGGCTCGGCTGGTTCGGCTTCAATGGCGGCTCGCAGCTTTACATGGACACGGCCGGCAACGTGGCTGACATCTCCCGGATCTTCTCCAACACCAACACTGCCGCAGCGGCAGGGGCCGTGGTGGCAATGATCCTGACCCAGGTGATGTACAAGAAGCCGGACCTGACGATGATCCTCAACGGCGCTCTGGCGGGCCTCGTGTCGATCACCGCCGAACCGCTGACGCCTTCGCTGATCTCCGCCATGCTGATCGGTGGCGTGGGTGGTGCGATCGTGGTGTTCGCCGTGCCGATGCTCGACCGTCTGAAAATCGACGATGTGGTCGGTGCCATCCCCGTGCACCTCTTTGCCGGGATCTGGGGCACAATCGCCGTCTGCTTCACCAATGACGCCGCCTCCTTCGGCACTCAGCTCTACTCCATCGTTGTCGTGGGTGTGTTTGTCTGCGCCGCCTCGGCCGTGGTCTGGCTGATCCTGAAGGCAGTCATGGGCCTGCGCGTCGACGAAGAGACCGAGATCAACGGGCTCGACATGTCGGAGCTGGGCATGGAAGCCTACCCGGAGTTCTCACCTACCTGAGGGCGCATACCGCGCACTTCCTGAAACTGACCCCGGGTGGCAACGCCCGGGGTTTTTTCTTGGCCGGAGCGCCATGTTTGGCAATGGTCGAATCGGCGGCGAACATGCTAAGTCTTGTGGCATGGCACACGCAAACCCCCAGATCAGCCAATCTCAACCCGTGATCCGCCAACTGGACGAGGCCGCGATCAACCGCATTGCCGCTGGCGAAGTCGTGGAGCGGCCCGCCTCGGCGGTCAAAGAGCTGGTGGAAAACGCCATAGATGCAGGCGCGCGGCGGATCGATGTGTCCTATGCGGACGGGGGCAAGACACTCATTCGGGTCACTGATGACGGCTGCGGCATCGCCGCGGCGGACCTGCCGCTTGCGCTGGCGCGGCATGCCACCTCCAAGATCGACGGCACGGACCTTCTGAACATTCACAGTTTCGGCTTTCGCGGTGAGGCGCTGCCGTCTCTTGGCGCCGTCGGGCGGCTCACGATCGCCTCACGGGTGGCGGGCGACACCGCGGCCGAGATCACCGTCTCGGGCGGCCAGATGGGGGCGGTCAAACCGGCGGCGCTGAACAGCGGCACCATCGTCACCCTGCGCGATCTTTTCTATGCCACGCCCGCCCGGCTCAAGTTCATGCGCTCCGACCGGGCCGAGGCACAGGCGATTGCCGATGTGGTCAAACGGCTGGCCATGGCCGAGCCCTTCATCGGCTTCACCCTGCGCGATGTCTCTGATGGCGGCGAGGGGCGCGTGATCTTCCGCGCCGATCCCGCAAGCGGTGCGCTATTCGATGCGCTCCAAGGCCGCCTCGCCCGTATCCTGGGCCGCGATTTCACCGACAACGCGCTGCCGATCCAGGCCGAGC
This window harbors:
- a CDS encoding P-II family nitrogen regulator; amino-acid sequence: MKLIIATLKPFKLDEVREALTAIGVRGMMVTEVKGFGSQSGHTEIYRGAEYTVNFVPKVKLEIAVNADMADQVIETISTTARTGKIGDGKIFVLDLEQVMRVRTGETNQDAL
- a CDS encoding ammonium transporter; translation: MQNKYLTSAGIAAALALLPGMGLAQEADTTPLNADIGFIFTTFMFLVSGFLVFFMAAGFAMLEAGLVRSKNVAMQLTKNMALFSLASLFYFLLGYNLMYPGDGWSMDGILGAFSITSLEPVGLEGAEPDLTYASVGSDFFFQLMFCAATASIVSGALAERIKLWPFLIFVIVLTAVIYPIQASWKWGGGFLDAAGFQDFAGSTVVHSVGGWAALVGAIILGPRLGKYKDGKVHPMPGSNLALATLGTFILWLGWFGFNGGSQLYMDTAGNVADISRIFSNTNTAAAAGAVVAMILTQVMYKKPDLTMILNGALAGLVSITAEPLTPSLISAMLIGGVGGAIVVFAVPMLDRLKIDDVVGAIPVHLFAGIWGTIAVCFTNDAASFGTQLYSIVVVGVFVCAASAVVWLILKAVMGLRVDEETEINGLDMSELGMEAYPEFSPT